Proteins encoded within one genomic window of Halobacteroides halobius DSM 5150:
- the radA gene encoding DNA repair protein RadA, which produces MPKQKKRYICQECGYQALKWSGQCPGCDSWNTLVEEIINPKQEKKEQQVTANVNLETIDKIETKVEDRLTSNFQELDRVLGGGIVPGSLILIGGDPGIGKSTLLLQASYNISEEYDKVMYVTGEESRRQVKLRANRLEAISSSLYILAETNLLSVINSIKELNPDLVVIDSIQTIHNPNLDSAPGSVSQVRDATNRLMKLAKKDGIPVFVVGHVTKQGSIAGPKVLEHMVDTVLYFEGDRHRDYRILRAVKNRFGSTNEVGIFEMQQSGLEEVLNPSQAFIAERPEGVSGSVIIPCLEGSRPILIELQALASSANFGTPSRMTTGIDHKRVSLILAVLEKRLGLHLQNQDVYINIVGGFQVDEPAIDLGMAIAIVSSFRDVSVSEKLAVIGEVGLSGEVRAISQIEKRVKEASKLGFSQFIIPKSNLQGLSSAYQDLTINGVANVREVLDLILGGE; this is translated from the coding sequence ATGCCAAAACAGAAGAAGAGATATATTTGTCAAGAATGTGGTTATCAAGCTTTAAAATGGAGTGGACAATGTCCAGGTTGTGATAGTTGGAATACATTAGTAGAGGAAATTATTAATCCTAAACAAGAAAAGAAAGAACAACAGGTTACTGCTAATGTAAATCTTGAAACAATTGATAAGATTGAAACTAAGGTAGAAGATAGGTTAACATCTAATTTCCAAGAATTAGATCGAGTATTAGGGGGAGGTATAGTACCTGGGTCTTTAATTTTAATTGGTGGCGATCCAGGAATAGGGAAGTCTACCTTATTATTACAGGCTTCTTATAATATAAGTGAAGAATATGATAAAGTAATGTATGTTACAGGGGAGGAATCAAGGCGTCAAGTTAAACTACGTGCTAACAGATTAGAGGCAATTAGTTCTAGTTTATATATATTAGCAGAAACTAATTTATTATCTGTTATTAATAGTATTAAGGAGTTAAACCCTGATTTGGTAGTTATTGATTCAATTCAAACTATACATAATCCTAATTTAGATTCAGCACCGGGAAGTGTTAGCCAAGTTAGAGATGCTACTAATCGATTAATGAAATTAGCTAAGAAAGATGGAATTCCTGTTTTTGTAGTAGGACATGTAACTAAGCAAGGTTCTATTGCAGGGCCAAAGGTCTTAGAACATATGGTTGATACTGTTTTATATTTTGAGGGAGACCGACATCGAGATTATAGGATATTAAGAGCAGTTAAAAATAGATTTGGTTCTACAAATGAGGTTGGAATTTTTGAGATGCAGCAATCAGGATTAGAAGAAGTGTTAAATCCTTCTCAAGCTTTTATAGCTGAAAGACCTGAAGGAGTTTCTGGTTCTGTGATTATTCCTTGTTTAGAGGGAAGTCGCCCGATCTTAATTGAGCTCCAAGCTTTAGCATCTTCAGCTAATTTTGGTACACCTAGTCGAATGACTACTGGGATAGATCATAAACGAGTATCATTGATCTTAGCTGTATTAGAGAAAAGGTTGGGTTTGCATTTGCAAAATCAGGATGTCTACATTAATATTGTAGGTGGGTTTCAAGTAGATGAGCCAGCTATTGATTTAGGAATGGCTATAGCTATTGTATCTAGCTTTAGAGATGTATCTGTTTCAGAGAAATTAGCAGTGATTGGTGAAGTAGGATTATCTGGAGAAGTAAGGGCGATTAGTCAGATTGAAAAGCGGGTAAAAGAGGCTAGTAAGTTAGGTTTTAGTCAATTTATTATTCCTAAGAGTAACCTACAAGGACTTTCTTCTGCTTATCAAGATTTAACTATAAATGGTGTTGCTAATGTTAGAGAAGTTTTAGATCTTATTTTAGGAGGTGAATAG
- the disA gene encoding DNA integrity scanning diadenylate cyclase DisA, whose protein sequence is MPDSNHQEFAEILKLIAPGTSFREGLENILRAKTGALIVVGDSEEVLGTVDGGFNINAEMTSARLYELAKMDGAIVLSENAERILCANTQLVPDPSISSMETGTRHRTAERIARQTGELVISISQRRDVITLYKDNSKYVLEDIRVILAKANQATQTLEKYRKVLDQSLTNLSALEFEDLVTISDVATVLQRTEMVLRIKREIERYIVELGSEGRLIKMQLEELVSNVKEEGLLIIKDYTAQVEAEEEEELEQIGDLTDIFDKISSCSSDELLSLSTISKYLGYGGNMNALDLSISPRGYRLLRKIPRLPMRVIENLVTSFGSFQEILNASIEELNDVDGVGEVRAQAIKEGLKRLRDQVLLDRHM, encoded by the coding sequence ATGCCTGATTCTAACCACCAAGAATTTGCTGAAATATTAAAGTTGATTGCTCCGGGAACTTCTTTTAGAGAAGGATTGGAAAATATATTACGGGCCAAAACAGGTGCTTTAATTGTAGTAGGAGATAGTGAAGAAGTACTAGGTACTGTTGATGGAGGGTTTAATATTAATGCTGAAATGACCTCCGCGCGTTTATATGAATTGGCCAAAATGGATGGAGCTATTGTATTAAGTGAAAATGCTGAAAGGATTTTATGTGCTAATACGCAATTAGTTCCTGATCCTTCTATTTCTTCAATGGAGACTGGGACTAGACACCGAACTGCTGAAAGAATTGCTAGGCAGACTGGTGAACTGGTGATTTCTATTTCACAGCGGCGTGATGTTATTACTCTATATAAAGATAATAGCAAATATGTATTAGAAGATATTAGAGTTATTTTAGCTAAGGCAAATCAGGCTACGCAAACTTTAGAAAAGTATCGAAAAGTTTTAGATCAATCTTTAACTAATTTAAGTGCTTTAGAATTCGAAGATTTAGTTACTATTTCTGATGTAGCTACTGTATTACAAAGAACAGAAATGGTGCTGCGAATCAAGCGTGAAATTGAGCGGTATATTGTTGAATTGGGTAGTGAAGGACGATTAATTAAGATGCAGTTAGAGGAGTTAGTCTCTAATGTTAAAGAAGAAGGACTATTGATTATTAAAGATTATACAGCTCAAGTTGAAGCTGAAGAAGAGGAAGAACTAGAACAAATTGGTGACTTAACAGATATTTTTGATAAGATATCGTCTTGTTCTTCAGATGAATTATTAAGTTTATCTACTATTAGTAAATATTTAGGCTATGGTGGAAATATGAATGCTTTAGATTTATCTATTTCTCCGCGAGGATATAGATTATTAAGAAAGATTCCAAGATTGCCGATGCGGGTAATTGAAAATTTAGTTACTTCGTTCGGAAGTTTTCAGGAAATATTAAATGCCTCAATTGAAGAGTTAAATGATGTTGATGGAGTTGGAGAAGTTAGAGCTCAAGCTATTAAAGAAGGTTTAAAGAGGTTAAGAGACCAGGTTTTATTGGACCGTCACATGTAA
- a CDS encoding CarD family transcriptional regulator: protein MFEIGDEIVYPNHGAGTIIDIEEKEILGETKKYYIMQLPIGEMKVMIPKDNIEEVGIRNVIDQEIAEKVYYVLSGEQSEMSQNWNRRYRANSEKIKTGDIFEVAEVVRNLTIRDIIKGLSTGEKKMLSNSRQILISELVLAEDRSQEEIEEKIEEIFAEQDFDEE, encoded by the coding sequence ATGTTTGAAATTGGAGATGAAATTGTTTATCCAAATCATGGTGCTGGAACCATTATAGATATAGAAGAAAAGGAAATTTTAGGTGAAACCAAGAAGTATTATATTATGCAATTACCTATTGGTGAAATGAAAGTGATGATTCCTAAAGATAACATTGAAGAGGTAGGAATTAGAAATGTAATTGATCAGGAAATTGCTGAAAAGGTTTATTATGTGTTATCTGGAGAGCAAAGCGAAATGTCTCAAAATTGGAATCGGCGTTATAGAGCTAATTCGGAAAAAATTAAGACAGGTGATATATTTGAAGTAGCAGAAGTAGTTAGAAACTTGACTATCAGAGATATTATCAAAGGTTTATCAACTGGCGAGAAGAAGATGTTAAGTAATTCACGTCAGATCTTAATTAGTGAATTAGTATTAGCCGAAGATAGATCTCAAGAAGAAATAGAAGAAAAAATAGAAGAAATCTTTGCTGAACAAGATTTTGATGAAGAATAA
- a CDS encoding PIN/TRAM domain-containing protein, with amino-acid sequence MNKISHLIFVILGSLLGYQTIYELNLREPWSWEFGNIVTNNSVFGVVIGGLIGFIIFPIIADQLIKWILKLREELERVPGKDILSGIIGLVIGLGLGVLVVLAFPILSIPKFGILIQIIVNGGLGYLGWNLGVKKREEFFGGLIKSNNIIKEDTKEETNKEEVTGQPSYKILDTSVIIDGRIADICQTSFIEGVLVVPGFVLEELQHIADSSNILKRNRGRRGLDILKKMQNEIDIEVQIYDYDFEEIEEVDSKLVKLAQVLEGKVVTNDYNLNKVAELQGVTVLNINELANAVKPVVLPGEEMEVKIIKDGEEPGQGVGYLEDGTMVVVDEGKDYIGDEIDVLVTSVLQTAAGRMIFAKPKFSAQQAL; translated from the coding sequence GTGAATAAAATATCACATCTTATTTTTGTGATTTTAGGCTCTTTATTAGGTTATCAAACAATTTATGAACTGAATTTAAGAGAGCCATGGAGTTGGGAATTTGGAAATATTGTTACAAATAATAGTGTATTTGGTGTAGTAATTGGTGGATTAATAGGATTTATAATATTCCCTATTATAGCAGATCAATTAATCAAATGGATTTTAAAATTAAGAGAGGAATTAGAAAGGGTTCCTGGTAAAGATATTTTATCTGGAATAATAGGATTGGTTATTGGTTTAGGGTTAGGTGTGTTAGTAGTTCTTGCTTTTCCTATATTATCTATTCCTAAGTTTGGTATATTAATTCAAATAATAGTTAATGGTGGTTTAGGATATTTAGGTTGGAATTTAGGTGTTAAGAAAAGAGAAGAATTTTTTGGGGGACTAATTAAATCTAATAATATAATTAAAGAAGATACTAAAGAAGAGACTAATAAAGAAGAGGTAACAGGACAACCTAGTTATAAAATATTAGATACAAGTGTAATTATTGATGGTAGAATAGCTGATATTTGTCAAACTTCATTTATAGAAGGTGTACTAGTGGTTCCTGGTTTTGTATTAGAAGAGCTACAGCATATTGCAGATTCTTCTAATATTCTAAAGCGTAATAGGGGAAGAAGAGGATTAGACATTCTAAAAAAGATGCAAAATGAAATAGATATCGAGGTTCAAATATATGATTATGACTTTGAAGAAATTGAAGAGGTTGATAGTAAGCTAGTTAAGTTAGCTCAGGTTCTAGAAGGAAAGGTAGTAACAAATGATTATAATTTAAATAAGGTAGCAGAGCTACAAGGGGTCACTGTTTTAAATATTAATGAGTTAGCTAACGCAGTAAAACCTGTTGTACTACCAGGTGAAGAAATGGAAGTTAAGATTATCAAAGATGGAGAAGAGCCTGGTCAAGGAGTCGGTTATTTAGAAGATGGTACAATGGTTGTAGTAGATGAAGGAAAAGACTATATTGGAGATGAAATTGACGTATTAGTTACAAGTGTCTTACAGACAGCTGCTGGTAGAATGATTTTTGCTAAACCTAAATTTAGTGCTCAACAAGCATTATAA
- the ispD gene encoding 2-C-methyl-D-erythritol 4-phosphate cytidylyltransferase — MKVSVVIPAAGQGKRMKADKNKQFLLLDGMPILAHTIDKFEQVDLIEEIIVVAQKDEIDYCKNKIIDEYNFTKVNKIITGGATRQESVYNGLQAVSQDTDYILTHDGARPLLTTELIRHIITKVKQYKAVLTAVPVKDTIKVVNQDEMVINTPDRSKLVAVQTPQAFVKDLIIKAYQQAAKNNIVGTDSASLVENLGKSVKVIRGSYENIKVTTPEDLEVAEKIVIRRKE, encoded by the coding sequence ATGAAGGTTAGTGTTGTTATTCCAGCTGCGGGCCAAGGAAAAAGGATGAAGGCTGATAAAAATAAGCAATTTTTATTATTAGATGGGATGCCTATCTTGGCCCATACGATTGATAAATTTGAACAAGTTGATTTAATAGAAGAAATAATAGTAGTAGCTCAAAAAGATGAAATTGATTATTGTAAAAATAAAATAATTGATGAGTATAATTTTACTAAAGTTAATAAGATAATAACAGGAGGAGCTACAAGACAAGAATCTGTATATAATGGTTTACAAGCAGTTAGTCAAGATACAGATTATATTTTAACTCATGATGGTGCTCGTCCACTGTTGACAACAGAGCTAATTAGGCATATAATTACAAAGGTTAAGCAATATAAAGCAGTATTAACAGCTGTCCCGGTGAAAGATACTATTAAAGTTGTTAATCAAGACGAAATGGTAATTAATACCCCAGATCGTTCTAAATTGGTAGCTGTTCAGACCCCTCAAGCCTTTGTTAAGGATTTAATTATTAAAGCTTACCAACAAGCTGCTAAAAATAATATTGTAGGAACTGATAGTGCTAGTTTAGTAGAAAACTTAGGTAAATCTGTTAAGGTGATAAGAGGTTCTTATGAAAATATAAAGGTTACTACTCCAGAAGACTTAGAAGTTGCAGAAAAGATTGTAATAAGGAGGAAAGAATGA
- the ispF gene encoding 2-C-methyl-D-erythritol 2,4-cyclodiphosphate synthase, producing the protein MRVGIGYDVHALKKGEELILGGTRIDYKWGLEGHSDADVLLHAIKDALLGAVGEGDIGQHFPDDDPQYKGISSLALLEEVAKIIAAKGFVVNNLDTVIQAQKPKLAPYLNQMRKKIAQTLKINETRVNIKATTTEHLGFIGRKEGIAAQAIVSLNEED; encoded by the coding sequence ATGAGAGTCGGGATTGGGTATGATGTACATGCTTTAAAAAAAGGTGAGGAGTTAATATTAGGTGGGACTAGAATTGACTATAAATGGGGATTAGAAGGCCACTCTGATGCTGATGTTTTATTACATGCTATTAAAGATGCTTTATTAGGAGCTGTTGGTGAAGGAGATATTGGACAACATTTTCCTGATGATGATCCCCAGTATAAAGGAATCTCTAGTTTAGCTTTGTTAGAAGAAGTAGCTAAGATAATAGCTGCTAAGGGGTTTGTGGTTAATAACCTTGATACAGTAATTCAAGCTCAAAAACCGAAATTAGCTCCCTATCTTAATCAGATGAGAAAGAAGATAGCTCAAACTTTAAAAATTAATGAGACTAGAGTAAATATTAAAGCAACAACTACAGAACATTTAGGTTTTATAGGACGTAAAGAAGGAATTGCTGCTCAAGCAATTGTTAGCTTGAATGAGGAGGATTAA
- a CDS encoding HutP family protein, producing MLVEKIMTKQVVTVNPSTTIEEAERLLDANDIGRLVVIDDEEVVGIITDGDLVQHHDLNNTISNVMETDLITIRNNKSIQEAAQLLSDHRIGGVPVLDNVKKLVGIVTAEDIVAGYVREEQVEKLSPESSAIYLSMTRSREYEDYWLDKIKGYGYQVAITQTGANAENLPIKLRESTTVAAIARGVIKENLREKMAVSNAVKDAYTQLELVNPGLGGGFKVAIVRGRGRLAVSVFGKFGHALVDGPEQLAVGMSVV from the coding sequence ATGCTAGTAGAAAAAATAATGACTAAACAAGTTGTAACTGTCAATCCTAGTACAACTATTGAAGAAGCAGAACGTTTATTGGATGCTAATGATATTGGTAGACTAGTAGTTATTGATGATGAAGAAGTCGTAGGAATTATTACTGATGGAGATTTAGTGCAACATCATGATTTAAACAATACAATTAGTAATGTAATGGAGACAGATCTAATTACTATTCGAAATAATAAGAGTATTCAAGAAGCAGCTCAGTTATTATCTGACCATCGTATTGGTGGGGTTCCTGTATTAGATAATGTTAAAAAATTAGTAGGGATTGTTACAGCTGAAGATATTGTAGCTGGTTATGTAAGAGAGGAACAGGTAGAAAAGCTATCTCCTGAAAGTTCTGCCATTTATTTATCTATGACTCGTAGTAGAGAATATGAAGATTATTGGTTAGATAAGATAAAAGGTTATGGTTATCAAGTAGCTATTACTCAAACAGGGGCCAATGCTGAAAATTTACCAATTAAGTTAAGGGAGAGTACAACAGTTGCAGCTATTGCTCGGGGAGTTATAAAAGAAAATTTAAGAGAGAAGATGGCTGTATCTAATGCTGTTAAAGATGCTTATACACAACTTGAGTTAGTTAACCCTGGTTTAGGAGGCGGATTTAAGGTAGCTATTGTAAGAGGAAGAGGTAGATTAGCTGTTTCTGTTTTTGGGAAGTTTGGTCATGCATTAGTTGATGGTCCAGAACAGTTAGCAGTGGGAATGAGTGTTGTATAA
- the gltX gene encoding glutamate--tRNA ligase: MSDVRVRFAPSPTGQIHIGNIRTALFNYLFAKENDGTFILRIEDTDQERSTSEFEEVIHKEMEWLGLDWDEGANVGGDFGPYRQMERLDIYEEYIEELLNKDLAYRCYCTPEELDQMREEQKANGQPPRYDGRCRNLTEEERQELEAEGREPVIRFQSPVKEREVVVNDLVYGNVSFSSDVIDDFVIVKSDGIPTYNFAVVVDDHLMEISHVIRGEDHLSNTPKQQLLYDAFDWEAPNFAHLPMILGSDRSKLSKRSGEAYVYVSEYRKKGYLPEALVNFLSLLGWSPKDEEEILSKEEIIDRFSIDGVNESAAVFDVEKLNWMNGVYIRDTELDKIVDLALPYLEAEYDLSDKSKEWIKLLVSTAQESLDYIAQITDEVEVFFSELEYEDKEEAIELFQEEDVDLVLKTLKEESKKLNSFKQQEVRDMMNRVRKELPVGGRLFFHPTRIALSGKTSGPALYDVATLLGKEETIKRLERALSLI, encoded by the coding sequence ATGAGTGATGTTAGAGTAAGATTTGCGCCTAGTCCAACAGGCCAAATACATATTGGAAATATTAGAACGGCTTTATTTAATTACTTATTTGCTAAAGAAAATGATGGAACTTTTATACTACGAATTGAGGATACTGATCAAGAACGCTCTACAAGTGAATTTGAAGAGGTAATTCATAAAGAGATGGAATGGCTAGGTTTAGATTGGGATGAAGGAGCTAATGTTGGTGGTGATTTTGGCCCGTATCGTCAAATGGAAAGATTAGATATCTATGAAGAATATATAGAAGAATTATTGAATAAAGATTTAGCATACCGTTGTTATTGTACTCCAGAAGAACTTGATCAAATGAGAGAGGAACAAAAAGCAAATGGTCAGCCACCTCGTTATGATGGTAGATGTCGCAACTTAACAGAGGAAGAACGTCAGGAACTAGAGGCTGAAGGCAGAGAACCTGTAATTAGATTTCAAAGTCCTGTTAAGGAAAGAGAAGTTGTGGTTAACGATTTAGTTTATGGTAACGTATCATTTAGTAGTGATGTAATTGATGATTTCGTAATTGTTAAGTCTGATGGAATTCCAACTTATAATTTTGCTGTAGTAGTTGATGATCATTTAATGGAGATTAGTCATGTGATTCGAGGAGAGGATCATTTATCTAACACCCCAAAACAGCAATTATTATATGATGCTTTTGATTGGGAAGCACCAAACTTTGCTCATTTACCAATGATTTTAGGTTCTGATCGTTCTAAGTTAAGTAAGCGAAGTGGAGAAGCTTATGTTTATGTTAGTGAATATCGAAAGAAAGGTTATTTACCAGAAGCTTTAGTTAATTTCCTTTCTTTATTAGGTTGGTCTCCTAAAGATGAAGAAGAAATACTAAGTAAAGAAGAAATTATAGATAGATTTTCTATAGATGGAGTTAATGAAAGTGCTGCTGTATTTGATGTAGAGAAGCTAAATTGGATGAATGGAGTCTATATTAGAGATACTGAACTAGATAAAATTGTTGATTTAGCTCTACCTTATTTAGAGGCAGAATATGATCTTAGTGATAAATCTAAAGAGTGGATTAAACTATTAGTATCTACTGCTCAGGAGTCTTTAGATTATATAGCTCAGATTACAGATGAAGTAGAGGTCTTTTTCAGTGAATTAGAGTATGAAGATAAAGAAGAAGCAATTGAGCTCTTTCAGGAAGAAGATGTTGATTTAGTACTTAAAACTTTAAAGGAAGAATCTAAAAAACTAAATTCCTTCAAACAACAAGAAGTTAGAGATATGATGAATCGAGTGCGCAAGGAGTTACCTGTTGGTGGTCGGTTATTCTTCCACCCAACAAGAATTGCTTTATCAGGTAAGACTTCAGGACCTGCTTTATATGATGTTGCTACTTTATTAGGTAAAGAGGAAACTATAAAAAGATTAGAGCGAGCTTTATCTTTGATTTAA
- the cysE gene encoding serine O-acetyltransferase encodes MLSMIKQDTNVIFERDPAANGLLEVLLTYSGLHAIIFYRLAHPLYNLGLRTIPRIISQIGRFLTGIEIHPGAKIGPGFFIDHGMGVVIGETTEIGSNVTLYQGVTLGGTGKETGKRHPTIGDNVMISAGAKVLGSIEIGDNVKIGAGAVVLEEAPNDCTVVGIPGRIVVKDGEKLEQDCADLEHGDLPDPVQEMLLCMNTRIKKLEKQNNN; translated from the coding sequence ATCTTGAGTATGATTAAACAGGATACAAATGTTATTTTTGAACGTGATCCAGCAGCTAATGGCTTATTAGAGGTTTTATTGACTTATTCTGGTTTGCATGCAATTATATTTTATAGATTGGCCCATCCATTATATAATTTAGGCTTAAGAACAATCCCTAGAATAATCTCTCAAATTGGTCGTTTTCTAACGGGGATTGAGATTCATCCAGGAGCTAAGATTGGCCCAGGATTTTTTATTGATCACGGGATGGGTGTTGTAATTGGAGAGACAACGGAGATTGGATCTAACGTAACCTTATATCAAGGGGTAACCTTAGGAGGTACTGGAAAAGAAACAGGAAAGAGACATCCCACTATTGGAGATAATGTGATGATTAGTGCAGGCGCTAAAGTACTGGGCTCGATTGAAATTGGGGATAATGTGAAAATTGGTGCAGGAGCAGTTGTTTTAGAGGAGGCACCTAATGATTGTACAGTAGTTGGCATTCCTGGAAGGATTGTAGTTAAAGATGGAGAGAAACTGGAACAAGACTGTGCTGATTTAGAACATGGCGATTTACCAGATCCAGTTCAAGAGATGTTATTATGTATGAATACCAGAATAAAGAAGTTAGAAAAACAAAATAATAATTAG